The genomic stretch TGTGATTGGACTTCAACATACAGTACACAAAGAGAAAACTGCTCTACTTGGCTAATGACAGTGGGTTCATCTgctaaaatggaataaaaaatagactTCCTGACATTTGTCACAATTTGAGATTGGATTAAATGACCAAACGTGTCAATGAgcttgttttgaataaaagaactGGTGTACATACTCTTCCCACCACTGCTCATTAATTTGTCTTTATCTCCACTGTTAGCTCGATATCTCAGCAATGATCGAAAATTTCCGTCATTTTTTTTCGGGTTATTCTAGACCTATTCGTCAACCATCACGATGACCTCTCACTGCTATTTGTTGCCTTCCATAAAATGTTATAGTTTGTATTAtagaaattaatctttttctgtttttttcaatATCCAACTTTCTTCGAGCATTGACTTGATTGATAACACtgtcagctttttttttttacaatggatTTTGTGTCTTCAGCAATCAAAACTGATGTTTTATGATAAGTGCAATTTTCATGTTTACGAAATATTTCcttggctttttttttcaaattattaaatgcctGTGTTACTAATGCCCCTGTTACTTGATGATCTCCTTTTCCTACACCATTGGAAGGTAAAAATTTTAcgcaatatttacaaaaagatccggatttttcttcagaatatgCTAACTACTCAAATTCTTCTAAccatttcatttgaaaagttCTAGTATGGGTTGAAGTAGAACAACTGGAATTAGAAGGAAATTTGTATGCAAGTTGTGGTTTCCAAACATTTTCTACAagcgaaattttttcttcatttgttaaCGAACGAACGGAATCGTTTCGACAATAGTTTCCAATAtcatagatatttctttttacctgGTTGAAATCCTCTGTAATTGGGGCTGGATGTGGATCAACCGTGCCAATACCTTCGACACCAGAAGAAACATTCTTAGTAGCACAGCCAACTTCAGTACTGTCTCTAACAGACTTATTTACAAtctttttctttgcaaaaatttttttaatagaagctTGTCTCTTCATTATGAATGCAATTGACTTACAATTGACCACAACACCAAAATGCAGATGATCGCTTTCCAAGAATCTCACTAGCCCAATAAACAAAGCTACAGATAAAACGACTTGGAGCTAAGTACATACACACTACATGCATATTGTCTGTTTCCCGCTTATATATGTTACGGGCAATGTAATTATTTAGGTCAGTATTCATAATGCTTAGTTATTATGAATAATGACCATTAAAATTGggcaatttgataaatttgaattactttacGATAATTTCTTACATTGCCCGGTCATTATAAATACCGCTATTATTTCTTTGGGCACTTGGATTAATTGGTTTGTTTGTCAGCATGTGCAATTTTATTAATCGGTTTGTTTGTCAGCatgtgtaattttatttgttattttttgttcgtTACTTTGTCAGTTaggtatataaaaatttgttattatttgtcattgatttttaaattgcccaCTTGACTTTTAGCATTATACATAATGACCGGGCAATGTAATATTTGcaacataatttatcattttgtcaTATCCTTTTGGGCACTTTTTAAATTGCCCTGGCATTATAAACAATGCCCAATTATTTACATTGCCCGTAACATATAGATTGAGTTAGAGCGCATGAATTCGAGAAGCTTTGATTTCTggaatagtttaaaatcttcGAACAGGAACCTATTCGAAATTTCGATTGGGTCTTCAAAATAGGCCACGCCGTCATTGTACTCCCATATTTTAGATTTACGGTACTCCTAGCGCCATCTATACCTTTTTTCGGAAACTATTTGCGAGCAAAGCCATTCGAATATCAACTAtacgtgtatatatatataatctttttttcggATTTCGGGGGGGTGGCTGGCCCCCTCGGCACCCCCCATATATACGGCCCTGGTACGGCCGCCATTCTTGGCCTTcgataaactaaaattttttacagtataggaCAGTgcatgtcaaaaatttaaaaatgacaccTATGAATGactataaaatcaattttatgctaaattataaaaaagaagtattagaaaagaaaattttttctgtagaaggtattattttcacatttctttATCGTCCCAAAATGGacctaaattttcatttgatttgctttttcttaaatcccaaatgatatttttagtgatttttcaatattgctttgttttataaaaaaaaattatgcattttccttGTTGAGGTTTGAGAGCTTCAGAAAGTAAgagtttgaattaaaaacattaaggaACAAAAAGAGTTTCTCttcaaattgacaaaaaaaatttcttcaatgttAGATAACCGTTGATATTATCATTGTAATGTATGTTTatagttaactttttaaactttattttatttaaacaagtgcaaaacatgtatttttctaattatatctaatttaattttgttgctgtttttaatgatttggtcatatatttcaatagaataaaagaaaaaatgtatggacagtaaatttatgcaaagaaatgcagatataaaatatataattcagaaaaaagaatatgaaatataataaaaaaaatatttttaatagaaatcatTTGACTTACTTAACTGAAGAGCataattttagttcttttcttcttttttagattagatgaaataatgaatattatacAGACAAGAAATTTAGgattaatttcatgtttaagAGAACGTCAAGAAGAAAAGTATGAACTGGAAAACTTATATCAGAAggtattattaaattgtttttcctttttttttaattataaatatagagtagcatttttatgaaatatttttaatatatttgtagatTTCTGATCCCTGATCAGTGGGACAGAAAGAAGTTGCAGCACAATTATTTGAACAGTTTTCATCAAACAATTGTTTTGACTTGTTTCATCCCGCCTTCCTCACTaataatttgacaaattttgatagtgtttttaatttttttattcttaatgtcatatttaatttttcatgtcaGAAAAGAGTACAAATATTGTTGAGAGAACGCTACACCACGGGAAGAATCCTTCATGACAAGTTCGTGACctccataaataatttaaagtttagcgAAAAGCAGGTTTCGGCGAACTTGGAGGAAATCAAAAAGTTTcaactgctgaaaaaaaaaaatttttttttttgcactcatGTTTTCtgttatatcaaataaatttaaaagtatgaataaatCTTTACTTGCTATTGCAATTTTGTAGGAGAAGAAGATAGAAGAAACATTGGacgaagaagaaaagaaatgtgaAGATCTGAGGCATTTGGAATCAAATATGGAAAAGGTCAATttcctttacaaaaatttaattttcatgtttttcagtttttaatacaATGCCGACCGGcgtgtgtagggggcagggaactgtccttgtaTCTGAATGGttttgggttcgaatcccgggcaaggtaTGGATATTCTTTCCTATTCTGTACTACCTGCCCTTgctgtgggagcgacgttggctCACTTAATCTGGTGCCCCTGTAAGAGAGGTCCACAAAATTGCCCTGtagatgcctgaattgacggatgttaacacaggcaggcattagaagaaaaaaagtttttaaaacaataacatttaacgagtattttattaattaatgcaaaaatttcagTTCATCATCTTCATTATTCGTTTTGTCATACTAATCGTAAATAActccaaaagaaaaataaatgaaagatttagaaataaaaaatgaaatggcagctttcttatttgttttaaacaatgtGTTTGGAGTATTGTCtccatttttaagattaaatatttttacacactaaaatcagtattattattataaagggAAAACCtagtaaatactaaataatttatctacAGAAagctttttaagtattaatattagacacaaaagtttattttatctgaactaaaataccttttttttctcagcaaatttttaatttatgatgttCTGAATAGTTCCTTAAATTCATATGCTCGAAgaagttgcaatttttaattttcagcttcCCAAGAAATTGActccattaaaattttggattttggcATTGAAAATGGTATCgtttaaagtgataaaaaaacaaCCTTGCTTTGTAATTTAAACTTGCTTCGATCATAATTAAAAGCttgattataataatgaattatagaaattttattttgaggacTACTTTTcgaatatatgcatatatatacatatacagtaGAGCtccgattatccgaactgctcgggaccgaacgtggttcggataattggaaagttgttaaatctagtttaaatgattattatttatgcactaactTCCCTTCACACTTTTTCTATGCTTTGGACTGGCAGTACTACCTAAAATAGCTCGCGCGtgtttaaaagttctttttttcaatttttaaataattttttatttattcttttaaaacgttttttttatttttattttgaattatttctatcatatttcagctttttataaaaaaattttatcaattactgattttaccaaatttttctttactttccattgcaaaagaaatccagcaaagacttttgtttcaaagaagatgCTCTTTTTTGAGCAGCCATAtcccttattcttttttaataaatctactgaactggatcaacatcattttgactttttagccaattcattgcaatatctCATGAATTGCTTGCTTCTATATGAGAAGCAGGGCCGTAACTACGCCAGGGCACCGCCCCGGAGCCCCGACGGTCAAGTCGATTGCGTCAGACCCAGTGGCGTGCAGGGCCGGCCCTAGACATTTTGGTGCTCCGGTCAAAACCTTAATTTTGCGCCCccccccattttttttaaagtaaatctcATGCGACCATATCAGAAAGGcaagaaaacattgaaaaaaaatatttaaaaaaacgttttattaaaaactcaatCATCAGATAACAAGATAAGCAATTTAGCACTTAaggcaaaataacaaaaattaaagtgtaGTAATGCTAACTAAACTAATATcccatattataaataaattctaactaaccaaagtaattaaaatgccctttttctaacttttcttTCGGCAAACTCACGAACCAGTGATTTCAAGTCTAATTTGTCACTAATTTGGTGTTCTATAGCTATCATTGCCAATCCATTGAGACGATTTTGCGTCTGCATTGTTCtgagacaattttttattattttttgttttgaaaatcttCTTTCCCCTGAAGCCACAGTGACTGGCAATGTAAGTAGGATTCTTAATGTTATGCTGAGGTTTGGTGCGAATTTAAGTGTAGCGATAAACTTGAGAACTTCAACAGGGGTTtccttttttgttaataatgacGAAACAATGCTTATTTCATCGGCTAGTTCCAGAGCGTTAAGATCGCTTGAATTTCCATCAGTTAAAACTACTTCCAAATCTTTGCAATGAGCCAGTAGCTTATTTCTGGGAATGTCTTTTAGaccaaaaatattatgcaaaaagctgaaataattaCTGTGAGTATTTAGCAAATTATATCTGGTTTCCAAGGCATTTATTGCTTGATCtatagtgtgaaaaaaaatctattttatatttctgtttgaGTTCTTGAACGGGTTCATCCGAGCCCTCATACAAAAACTTTCTTGTTTTGCTTCTGACACGATGACGTGGTGTGGTGGTTTCGAAATAAGCTTCCACGTGAATCTCTGAAGCAAGCTCGGTTGCTTCTAAAATGATGCTTTCAAAAGTTTCATCTGATCTCTGGTTTTCAAAGAAGAGTTTGCAGTTGCTAAGCATATCAATAGCTTGTGACATATCAAAATTTACAGTTTGCAAAAGTTTGCTAATGGGGTTATTATGactcaaaattttgtaccaGATCACAACAGAGCATATAAATTTGAACtgcttcaaattatttaataatccgCTAGTCTCGTCTCTGATCATATTATCGATTTCTGAATCTTCATATATGCTGTACAACATCGTGAATTGGACCAACTTGAAACCGCAGAGCTTTTAATGAGTTGACTCGACTTTCCCATCGCGTATCACTCAATGGTTTAAAGTGTAAGTATCAATATATTGCCCAACGAaaagaagaggaagaaaaaaatgtatataacttTTGAACAATATTGAAGAAGTTGGCTGCCTCAAACGAGGATTTTGCCATATCGTTTACAACCAACTTTAGCGAATGGCTGTTGTATGGAACATAAAATGCTCTGGGGTATATATTTCTGATTCTTGTTTATCCCAGAACCCAGCATTGACTCGCGTTTGCTTTGGTGCCTTTAGTTTCTTGCGGTGTCTGTCATTTTTAAAGGCACACTAGTTATGTGCCTCTAATAAAGGGTGCATTTGGCTTTGATATAAGAGGTACTGTTTTACGAGTGTAATccctacattttatttttatatttgtagtaTATAactatccaattttttttaatacaaaggACAAACTAAAAcagacaaaatgaaaaatactctGCCAATTTATGGGCATCTAAGCTCACACGATTAACACCAAATCCCCCCTTCATTGTAGGTACCTCCACtgcccaaaaaaaaaaatttatatcacacaagacattttttgatgtaaactctaatttttgaaatcctcCCCCCTTAAGCGCCActggcttaaaaaataaaatgcattttattcaattccagACTCAATTACCTTTCATTTGAAACCACACAAGCCATGTTTTGATCTAaactctaatttttgaaatctaccCCCACCCTTTTTTTTGGCTTATGTCTAATGgattttattcgtttttaaaaatgaaaacaaaaattaaaacacttacCTTCACAGAATCCAAACGCACTGGACAATTTGCACaagccattttttaaagcttttttgcactaacaatttaaacaaactattttatttcgcaCCAGCCGAAGTCTAGTGGCAAATAATGCATTGTTTTAAGTCTACTTCCTTTTTATATGCAGTTAAAAAGGGCTGTTAGATCTTGTTTCGcttggtttcaaaattgttgTTTCCTGTGGAGTCNTTGTCACacagaatgttttaaaaatctaattgaaTTTAGTGGTGAACAGTATAATAGCATGATGgagtattttatataaatatattttgaaaattctaacaacaatttttaaaaaaaatggtacgGAAAATCTGAGATATTGTAAGGATGGATAAGACATAATCTACAACTTTTAAGTACAGAATTCATtgtatctataaaaaaaagggggtgCAACAATAATAATACTGTTCGGGCATAAAAAAGTGCATACAAATTACTATGAGACAGTAAAGAGATTTGCAaaggaattattaatttaaaaaaaaaagttttttttcgattttgaagctatttttgaaatagaaaactttatatTCCTCTAACATTTATGTGCCTTGCCTCCTCTGATATTTAGTTATTCGCCTAAACGAAGTCAagtaaaataggtaattttagAGGGAAAAAGAAAGCTATTCTTTCTCAGCTTTGAAGATACACATCAAGTTATTCTGTTATGGGcgattaatatgttttttaacttttggaaaagtaaagtaaaagtagaaaaagtattttatttccaatttttactcttattttcGTCCGAAATAGTAATGAGGGGGAGAACATAGTGTTTCCTCCTTCTGAAATTTCaaagtgctcaaaaataataaaaaattggtaactaaaaaaaattgtcatctttgaatcaattttccaaatagaaagttttattttcttctgaaataaaagtGAGGGGGCAAAAATTTGCTTCTCatcttctgaaatttagacattaatagaataaaatcaagtaaagtTGGAagttttagaagaagaaaaattgttttgtttcataacttcgacgatatagaaatagaaaactTCATTTTCCTCTTAAATTGTAGTAAGGGgatagaaaactttattttcttctgatatAAAGTAAGGGgggctaaaaaatttttttgtatcttctgaaatttagacatttgaaataaagtccaataaaattgtttaaaaataaaaaaaaactttgaagctattttccaaaaagaaaattttattatcttcttaAAGAATATACTTCACCCCTTCTGAATTTCAGGCATTCGCAGGAGTAAAGTcgagtaaaatttatattttactcttattttcGACTTTAAAGCTATTTTCCAAATCGAAAACTTAAGCCTCCCCATCTGAAAATTTGACATACGctacaataaagtaaaacagaattgagaatttcagaaaaaaaaaactacttttagatatttttcaaattgaaatggAAACCCCCCCCCTAGAAAAATGCATCggttttgattcaattttttttctacatattacagtttttaatttattaaaaaatttaaaacaaaaacacgaAAAGAGAAGAGGAGCACATCATAAAAAACATAACAAGtgtttagaaaactaaaataagtacCACTGTTTTGCATCTGAAAAATGCATTCTACACTAATAGATCTACACTAGTAGATAGACTAATAGATATACGTATTTGAAAGCATCTTTTGACTGTGGGTGGTATGAAGGTGTGAAAACCTTCATACCCCCCACAGAGTTGACCCACAGTTATCTGACACCTCAAAAAAAGCCATCTCCTTTTACACCATGGGAAAATGACCTTTTCATTCCTTAAATTGccttaatcatttttatgacCCTGGGCTCTTTtgtgcttttataaaatgtcataTATTTACAGTACCATCTATATGTCCCTTTAAGTTGTCTTAAACTAACAATTATCTAGATGCTTTAGGAAAACAGATGACTCTTGTTAACGGTTACTTAGGTCATTTTGTCAAGAGATTTTTTCTGAGACAAACGTAAAACGTTGCAGTTAAATTCcagtttttaacttatttaattgcgtcatttaaattaaccatttttaattcagatataaattttctgttaccttttgtttttttcaattttttaaattaaaatttaactttaattaggagttattaaaattatctgcaacttcatttttttaaacataaatcgtGATATTAATAATTCCTAttcttaataaaagttttctttggaaaataagaaaacaaaatgtaaatttatatgtaAGGAGGTAAGTAAATGTTTGcattaactcatttaaattttatatttatatactgttAGAAGTCTTTTATAAGAATGGTAACATAAAAAtcgcttttttttatgttcgtatataaaatttaatttgtatagtactttaattgataattttattgtttattgtgTACATggattttgttcttattttatattttttaaattattaagacctttaatttttttaaattggaacttCGAATTTTTAGGGCTTctaacaattttgttttcattaaaaaatgaaatgcaatctttattttatgtaaaaaaaatcatatttaatttattaaaaaaagctatgaaCATCAGCTTAGAAATCCGtagcaattaaaattcattgccatgacaaaccattaaaaagaattttttttttttaattagcaaaaatgctttgactttttctcattttttctttcattaaaaaaaaactattactctTTGTCATAATTTTGCCACATATCGTTATAACCCCCCGAAattctgggattcaaactttttcGTCTTTTCTTGAGCCTCTCAgtacaaagaaaaacaaaaactgtcgaatcaaaccttttattaactaactttattaagcatattttggaatattccggtttgtcctaaaaaagtaatcgaaaaattttcttcaaatccaCGTCGCATGtctttgtaaactttgtttacatattgattataattattatgtaatattaataattgaaaaataattattatttaatatttttaattact from Parasteatoda tepidariorum isolate YZ-2023 unplaced genomic scaffold, CAS_Ptep_4.0 HiC_scaffold_1072, whole genome shotgun sequence encodes the following:
- the LOC122272659 gene encoding uncharacterized protein, with protein sequence MLYSIYEDSEIDNMIRDETSGLLNNLKQFKFICSVVIWYKILSHNNPISKLLQTVNFDMSQAIDMLSNCKLFFENQRSDETFESIILEATELASEIHVEAYFETTTPRHRVRSKTRKFLYEGSDEPVQELKQKYKIDFFSHYRSSNKCLGNQI